Genomic segment of Arachis hypogaea cultivar Tifrunner chromosome 11, arahy.Tifrunner.gnm2.J5K5, whole genome shotgun sequence:
ctattttattttagtttattctttaatttatatgatttaaatttatctcaatatatataatttaaatttatttaattattagttaaaaatattttaattatttattttattcataaatttattattttaataactaataaattaatcaaataaattaattaatatatataatttagcttaataaattaaaaaaaataaattataaatactactaaaataaattgatataaattataataaattgtgtgatattaaaatatttaattaaattaattagtggTGATAAAGTATATTTaacgaattaaaaaaaataaatcaaaaaatactATCCCTGTCTCGGTTCTCGTTAAGtgcaaattcaatttttatacaataaaatagataaaatagataaattttttattttttatttcaatttattatttattattccaaACACATCCTTTAAAACGTGGAGAGTAAAGTTGAGAGTTGACAACGCTTCACTCCACTACATTACAATATTCATGGctgcttattcttcttctttaacagttcttcttcttcttcttcatgtgaCTGCTATGTCCATGATTTCAATGGGTGTAGCAGGATCCTATGGTCAAAGCCACCGCTACAAAGCAATATACAGCTTCGGAGATTCCCTGGCCGACACGGGAAACTTGTATTATGACACTGAAAAGCTTTCGGCATCACATGCTTCATGCTTACACCTTCCTTATGGAGAAACTTATTTTCATCGCCCAACTGGAAGGTGCTCCGATGGCCGTCTTATCGTTGATTTTCTTGGTAAGAACTAACAACTATATCTATATGTCCCCTTCCCAttattctttctctctttttaattGTTTCGTTGTTACTTTGAAAAAAGAAGATAGTAATGTGATGGTGTTGGTAGTGATGGTGGAGAACATAGTGATAGTAAtaatgatgtttttttttttttttttggtgactagtaATAATGATGTATGATAGTATAAAAGAAATAGTGGATGTAGAAGCTAATAAGTTATGATGAAGATGATAATGAAAAAGTTAGtggtattgaatttttttatgcatataactttgtggtttagaagttataatgaCGAGGATAAGAGCAGTGATAATATTGGTAGTGGCAGTTGGTCTTGTTACTGCATATATTTTTGTGggaattaaaaattttcataagttattaataaaattgtcactaaattaatttttattaatatttaatagatttttaaatttaaatttaaaattttaaatctcaaACCTTAGATTTTAGTGAGTTATAAATTTAACgtttaaaatttatagtttaaatttttataataaactcctcactgttattttatattttaaccgTATGTCTCTAATTTTTTGGGAGGAAAAAAATGTAAATATTAAAACTTATATATTTAggtgataataatttaattattgagCATCTGGTAAATACTTAAACTAGCATTTAGCGGTTATTGGCGACTTATCGTAACACCCGCTAATATATTTGCTGTCTCTATTGTGTTGTGatataatcatataatttattgtaactttttttttttggacagagTTTGGGTCGAAACAACCGACCCGAATATAATTTATTGTAAGTTAGGTTAgatcaatttatttaatttttattggatTATTATATGTATAACGCGATATTTAAACCTCCAACATttatttaagcggacgagtgagctgacgaTTACTCGACCAACTCAAATTGGTTATAAAATTTTACCTTTTAAGTTTTACAAAAATAACAGTAACGGTTTaagttgataaaataaataaataaataaataacatatttcaaattcataatattttgttatttaggTAAAAAcaatatacaaataaaataaattagataataaatgaatatattataagtaaagttttaaatttaataataaaattaataataatatcatattatatatgttatgtgGTTTAATTTGAAATACAATCATTATATAGGAATGTAGAatgattatataattatatttataattaaattttataaataatatattcaaatttagaaataatataattacatttgatttatatttgtaataaaatttcACAAATAATATCATGAGATTCTCGTTTATAAAGGCCGATAGGTGACACTTTTTTAGCCAACATACATGTAGTCAAATATAAGGAGTAAAACTGACCCTATAACCCAACTAAAAAATTCTCATTAggaatagaataatttattataaatagagtaaTAGTGAGAgaattaaaaaactataaaattagtAATTTGTATTTATTCTCTTTAAAATTTCATCAATAAAATTATCTTCTCCatatctctctttttttattctttcctaattctcttttgttcttctttattTCTCTCTCGTACTATTAATTCCTTGCTAttttaaattctttcctccttacAAGTTACACCAACAAACTTATTTTAGCTGACATATATACTCTACTTTCCTTCTTCAAATTAAATATACGAGTATTGGTTATATgttgacaaacaaattttttgtagtagaatcattaaattttttataaatgtaATAAATTTGTCACAGCTGTATTATGtacttttaattatatttttattatattatttataaaatttgattataaaagACATTATAAAGacccttttctatttttattaattttgtttgtgtTTGGCAGCTCAGAAGATGGGGCTACCACTGCTGAAACCGTATCTAGGAATCAAGAATGGGAAGATAAAAAAAGATTGGAAGGCAAGAGAGGGAGTGAACTTTGCGGTTGCAGGTGCCACTGCCTTGAATTCAAGCTTCTTCATAGAGAGGGGTATCCTTAATATTGCCACCAACTATTCCCTTGCCGTCCAGTTAGATTGGTTCAAACACTTCCTCCCTTCAATTTGTAATTCTTCTTCAGGTAactcttacttttattttatttgctaaATATTAATTCTTTAGGTAGCTTTCTAAGATAGTTTGATATGctttttaaatacataaaaattatgcAGTATATATGGTTCAAAAGCAAATAATATAAGagctataaatttattattgtattaCGTACATTCTTATTAATTagttcaaattttataaatttgtgaCAATTTATCTCCATAATATATTTCACaatgttgattatatatttgtcaagactaaacttaaaattaaaacaagacaGATGAATAATTAAAGAATAAAAGTTTCTAAAGAAAAAATTGATTTAATGAAGAAAATTTCCTTTATAATTATTAGTGTATTATTAATAATTGATGTATACTAATAAATGCGAAATTAGTAAATATAGTaattactttattttatattctaactAAGAGGCTATGTCGAGTTCAAGTtagcaaaatttatttttataaaataagttaTTTATTACACGTTTttcatatttctattatatattatatctatataGTATATTATATACATGAGAAATATAAATGAAACACATGGTCTATTATATTCTATTTTTGCAGACTGTAAAAAAGTTCTTGGGAGCTCTTTGTTTCTTGTGGGGGAGATTGGTGGCAATGATTTCAATCACCCACTTTTTTTGAGGAAGAGTGTTGAAGAAATCAAGGCATACATACCTTTTGTGATTAATGAAATCTCTTCAGCTATCAATGTAAGtttgattaattaaataattatagttCATATATTTTAATAGTTGTGTTTCACAATGAAAGATTCGTTTTTTCCTCTCACCATATTAATATGCATAatgtattactttttttttttttatggttattgTCAGAAATTGATTCATCTAGGGGCTCGAACTATGATTGTTCCTGGAAATTTCCCAATTGGATGCAATGTCATCTATTTAAGAATATTCAATACTACGAATATGAAGGAATATGATGAAGCTGGTTGTCTCAAAAGGTTAAATGAGCTTGCTCAAGATTATAACAAGAAACTTCGCGTAGAAAT
This window contains:
- the LOC112720639 gene encoding GDSL esterase/lipase At1g28570, which encodes MAAYSSSLTVLLLLLHVTAMSMISMGVAGSYGQSHRYKAIYSFGDSLADTGNLYYDTEKLSASHASCLHLPYGETYFHRPTGRCSDGRLIVDFLAQKMGLPLLKPYLGIKNGKIKKDWKAREGVNFAVAGATALNSSFFIERGILNIATNYSLAVQLDWFKHFLPSICNSSSDCKKVLGSSLFLVGEIGGNDFNHPLFLRKSVEEIKAYIPFVINEISSAINKLIHLGARTMIVPGNFPIGCNVIYLRIFNTTNMKEYDEAGCLKRLNELAQDYNKKLRVEINRLQRLYPNTNIIYADYYRAALPLYHSPKRYGFKTIQNSCCAAGVNNGSRCPSACHDPSHYISWDGIHLTEAAYNLIAKRIIKWTFRLF